From a single Glycine soja cultivar W05 chromosome 19, ASM419377v2, whole genome shotgun sequence genomic region:
- the LOC114400779 gene encoding protein YIF1B-A-like: protein MYGNVGSQPGVQQSQTSLPPNPFGSAFNVAGSGLIRGGLGAYGGKILGSSSEYVQSNISRYFSDPQYYFQVNDQYVKNKLKVVLLPFLHRGHWTRITEPVGGRLSYKPPIYDINAPDLYIPLMAFGTYVILAGLSLGLHRKFSPEALNLLFIKGLLGWFMQAALLKVTLLSLGSGEAPLLDIIAYAGYTFTGICLAVLGRIILGYSYYFLMPWTCLCMGVFLVKTMKRVLFAEVRSYDSSRHHYLLLFIALVQFPLFTWLGNITINWLL, encoded by the exons ATGTATGGTAATGTTGGATCCCAACCGGGGGTACAGCAGTCTCAAACAAGTTTGCCTCCAAATCCTTTTGGGAGTGCGTTTAATGTTGCTGGTTCAGGACTCATTCGAGGTGGATTGGGTGCGTATGGAGGGAAAATATTAGGATCGAGCTCTGAGTATGTCCAAAGCAAT ATAAGTCGGTATTTCTCTGATCCCCAATACTACTTCCAAGTGAATGACCAGTATGTTAAGAACAAATTGAAGGTGGTTTTGTTGCCATTCCTGCATAGG GGTCATTGGACTAGAATTACTGAGCCAGTGGGGGGTAGGCTTTCCTATAAGCCACCAATTTATGACATAAATGCACCAGACCTTTACATTCCGTTAATGGCATTTGGTACCTATGTCATTCTTGCTGGCCTCTCATTGGGTCTTCACAGAAA GTTTAGTCCAGAAGCTTTGAACTTGTTATTCATCAAGGGATTGCTCGGTTGGTTTATGCAAGCCGCACTACTTAAGGTGACACTGCTTTCATTGGGCAGTGGGGAAGCACCCCTTCTGGACATTATTGCGTATGCTGGGTATACTTTCACCGGCATATGTTTAGCTGTTCTTGGAAGAATAATATTGGGCTACTCCTACTACTTTCTGATGCCGTGGACCTGTTTATGCATGGGAGTTTTCTTGGTGAAAACAATGAAGAGAGTCCTTTTTGCAGAGGTCAGGAGTTATGACTCAAGCAGACACCACTATCTCTTGCTCTTTATTGCTTTGGTTCAGTTCCCATTGTTCACATGGCTTGGCAACATTACCATCAATTGGCTTTTGTAG